GTTTCCTTCATCTTCTGCAGGGTGAAAGCGGAGATCTGCGACGGGCTGTAATCCTTGCCGCCGGCATTGACCCAGGCATCGCCGTTCGGGCCGCGCGAGATCGCGTACGGGACCAGCTCGGTGTCGCGCTTGGTCACCGGATCGTCGAAGCGGCGGCCGATCAGGCGCTTCACCGCAAAGATGGTGTTGTCGGGATTGGTGACCGCCTGGCGCTTGGCCGGCTGGCCGATCAGCCGCTCGCCGTCCTTGGCGAACGCGACGATCGAAGGCGTGGTACGGGCGCCTTCCGCATTTTCAACGACCTTCGGCTTGCCGCCTTCCATGACGGCAACGCAGCTGTTGGTGGTGCCGAGATCGATACCGATAACTTTTGCCATTACAGAACCTCTTATGCCCCAATAGAAATCCATCCCGCAGCGCCCCATGAGGCACGCGGCGAGTGTTTCGGAAGCGATATAGGGGAGGATTCAGAGGCGACAAGAAGCGAAGGTGACCGTAAGCCTTCAGCGATGTTGAAGACGATGCGCAAAAGCCACAGCCGGGCCGCGATGCTCGGCATTCTTGCCCTTCTCGCCGGCTGCGACCGCAGTCCCAAGGTGGAGGCAGCGGACGCGGTGATCACCCTGCCGGCCTTGGCCGGTCAGCCGGGCGCCGCTTATTTCCGCCTGGAGAGCCGCGCGCCCGGCGAGCGACTGCTGCGGATCGAGACCGACGCGGCGACGCGGGCGGAACTCCACGAGACCATGACCAAGGGCAACATGGCGGGCATGGCCCCACTCGCCAGCGCTCCCTTCGATGCCGACGGAAAGCTCGATTTCCAGCCCGGGGGACGTCACGCCATGCTGTTCGGGATCAAGCCCGGCTTTGCCGTCGGCGCGAAGGCGAAGATCGTCTTCCACTTCGAGAAGGCACCGCCGGTGACGGCGATCGCCGAGGTTCGCGGCCCTGGCCAGGGACATGCGGACCATGCCGGACATTGACCGCTGCGACGCCGGGCCCGAGCCGCACCCATTGAGCGGCGGCGAATAGGAACTAGAAGCGCGCGTGCGGTCGGCTATGATGCGGTCGAAACATCGCCGCAGGGGATCGTCATGCAGCAGACCGACGTCTTTCGCTCATCGACCTGGGGCTGGCTGCGCGGCACGCTGGCGGGTTGGGCGACACTGCTGCTCTGCCTGACCGGGATCGGCTTCCTCATCATCCTGGCCAAGTGGATCGAAAACCTCACCGCCTCCTACGAGATCAGCCAGGACAGGCTGATCATCCGGCGCGGCATCTTCATGAAGAGTCTGGACGAGATCGAGCTCTACCGGGTGAAGGACATCCGCATCGATTTCAGCCTGATCAATCAGTGGGCGGGGATCGGCACGATCACGATCAACAGCAGCGATGAAACCACCCGCCGTGCGCCGCTGGTCATTCCACACGTCGAACACGCGCAGCGCCGGCGAGAAGAACTGCGCACCCTCGTCGACGCCGCCCGCCAGCGCCGCCAGGTCCGCGAGATCGACATGGCGCACGAGGATTATTGAGGCGCCCCGACGTTCGAACGAACCATCGAAGATATTTTACGGTTCGGAAACCACTGCGGCGCGATGTTTGGCTATGGCGAAACAGAAGACGCTCGAGAAACCGGAAGATGCAGCCCGGCATTGCTTGACGGACCTACCGTACCGGATGGTGGTGTTCCATCGCATGAACGGTGTCACGCCACTTTACCTCGTTGCCGGCAGCAACTCTCCAGCCCGAAGCGCCGAAAACGCGCTGCGCGAAGCGCAGAGGCTGCACCCTGGCCTATGCTTCTACTGCAAGGAAGCAATCGTCGACGGACAGTTCACCATTGATCACGCGCAACCCACCGCGGTTAAACGGATTAAGGACATCCAAAACTTGGTGATCGCTTGCAAACCCTGCAACCTGAAGAAGGCGGCGCAGCCGATCGAGCTCTTCAAGCCTGAAGCCGGCAAGGAATGGCTGTCAGCCGTCCTGGCACAAGTCCAGGACCGGCTGAACCGCCTTTGAAGCGTTAAGGCTTCCTGGCCACGCCCACCAAGGATGGGCGCAGCAGCCGGTCCTTGATCATGTAGCCGGCCTGCATTTCCTGGACGATCGTGCCGGCCTCCGCATCGGACGGGATCTCGACCATCGCCTGGTGGCGGTTGGGATCGAGCGGCTGTCCCATCGCCTCGACCTTGACGATGCCGTTGCGCTGGAAGACGCTGTCGAGCTCGCGCGACGTTGCCTCGATGCCGGTGATCAGCCCCTTCAGGCGCTCGTCCTCGCGGACGTCCTGCGGAACCGCGGCAAGTGCGCGGTCAAGATTGTCCTTCACCGACAGCATGTCGCGCGCGAAGTTGGTCGACGCGTAATTGGCCGCATTGACCTTTTCCTGCTCCAGCCGCCGGCGGACATTCTGCGTCTCGGCCTGAGCGTAGAGAACGTTCTGGCGCGCTTCCTCCAATTCCTTCAGCACCTCGCCAAGGCGATCGGGCTCGACGGCGCCGTCCTCCTGCGCCTCGACTTCGGTGGACTGTTCCTGCAGTTCTTCTTGTTCGTTCATGCCATCAATCTCGATAGTGCCTGTGCTGTGAAATCCACCATGGGAACGACGCGTGCATAGTTCAACCGCGTCGGTCCGATAACCCCCACCACGCCGACCACCTTGCCATCGCCGCCGCGGTACGGCGCGGCGATCACCGAAGAGCCGGATAGCGCGAACAATTTGTTCTCCGAGCCGATGAATATCTTCATGCCCTGGCCGGCTCGCGCGCTGTCGAGCAGCCGCACGATCTCCTCCTTGCCCTCGAGCTCCTCGAGCAGCTGCCGGACCCGCTCGAGATCGGCGACGCCCTCCTGGTCGAGGAGGTTCGCCTGGCCGCGGACGATTAGCACCGGGCGTTGGGCGCCGTCCTCCGACCACACGGCGAGACCGCGATCGATCAGCGTTCGCGCGGCGCTGTCGAGCGCCGCTTTGCCGTCGCGTATCTCGCCGTCGAGCCGCGCCCGCGCCTCCTGCAGAGTAAGGCCCGACAGCCGCGCGCTGACATAATTGCCGACTTCCGCGAGCGAGGCCGGGGTGACATCCGGCGGCAGATCGATGACCCGGTTCTCGACCGAGCCTTCGGCCCCTACCATCACCGCCAGCGCCTGGCTGGGCGAAAGCTGAACGAAGCCGAGCTGGCGCAGCACCGGCTCGCGCTTGGGAACCAGGACGATGCCCGCACAGGCCGAAAGGCCCGACAAGGCGGCGGTTGCCGCGACCAGGGCATCCTCGATCGGCCCGCCGCCGCGCGCCAGCCGAGTTTCGATCGCGGTCCGCTCTTCCAGACTCGGCTCAGCCGCCTGCATCATGCCGTCGACGAACAGCCGCAGGCCGGTCTCCGTCGGCACCCGGCCGGCGGACGTATGCGGGTGGCTGAGCAGCCCCGCCTCCTCCAGATCCTGCATGACGTTGCGGATCGAGGCGGGCGACAGATTGATTCCGGGCAGGCGCGAGATCGTACGGGATCCGACCGGCGCACCGGATCCGAGATAATTTTCGACGAGGAGGCGGAAGACCTCGCGCGCCCGTTCGGTAAGCTCGCTGACCGGGGTTCTCGACATGTCCCTCATGTAATGCGCAGCCCCCGGCCCGTCACCCCGTGGCAGACGCTCAGAGCCCCTCCCCCTCCACCCAGTGGGCGTTGGACAGGCGCCGCGCGACCGACCAGGTTTGCACGCGAATGTCTGGCACCGCGACGATTTCCCAGCAGGCGCCGCGAGTCATCGGTCCAAGCGCCAGCAGCCAGTCGTTCGGTCTGCCGTCGGCCGCGATCGTTCGCGCCTGGGCGTCGACGTCGATGCCGAGCCGCAACTTGTCCGGGCGGATCGTGCCGCGGGCGACCAGGGTCGCCAGCAGCGGATCGGAGGAGCGCAGCAGATCGCCCTGCGGACCGGTGCAATTGATGATGCGGGTGGCGTGGAGATGTTCGGCGACATCGCTGCCGCGGCGACGCCAGGCGACGTCGATGCCGCCGCCCGCGGCGGGCGTGTACGCGATCGGCTTGCCGCCGGCGATCTCCAGAATGCCGGCATCGCGCAGCTGCTGCAGCCGTTCGGCGACATCAGGTGCGATGCGATGCCGGTGAACGTCCCACCACGGCCGCGCATGGCGCAGGAAACGCTGGCGCTGCTCGTCGGTGGCGGCCCGCCACATGTCCTGAGTCATCGGCCGCAATTCGTCGACCGCCGCCCGCCAGCCGATCTCCCGGGCGCGCGCTCGGATCTGGCGAACCAGTGACGACACCTCGCCCTGCGGCCGCTCGCCGAGCGGCGTTTCCGGCGGCCGGCTGGGTGCATGGACGTGGGGCGACAGGCCGCGGCGCGACATCGCCACGATCCGCCCCGCAAACCCTTCCAGCTGCAGGCGCAGCGCGACGTCGACCATGGTCAGCCCGGTGCCGATTACGACGATGGTCTCGCCGGGCTGGAGGTCGCGATAGGCCGCTTCATCCCACGGATCGCCGAAATAGCCGTGCTGCGCCAAGGCGGCGCCGTCGAGCCGGGGTGGATGGTGCGGCGGAAGATTGCCGACCGCCAGCACCGCCGCGTCGGCGTCGAACCGACTGCCGTCCATCATCTGGATGTGGACCGCGCCGTCATGCTCGACATCGCGAACGCTGCCGTAACGGATTTCGAGCCGGCCGTTCGATCGGCGCTGCGCCGCCTCCAACTGTTCGAGCAGATATTCGCCATAAGTCAGCCGCGGTACGAAGGCACTCGCCGCCTCCGCCACGCCGCGATCGGTCAGCCATCGGGCGAAGTGGCCCGGATCGTCCGGAAAGGCGCTCATGTTCGAAGCGCGCACGTTGAGCAGGTGGGTGGGATGGGCGGCGCCGAAGGCGAGGCCCTTGCCCGCCGGCTCGTGGCGCTCGATCAGCGTCGCGCGTGGCCCTCCGTGACGGACCAGGTTGATCGCCTGCAATGCTCCCGAGAAACCGCAGCCGATGATCGCGACATGGTCGGTCACGTTCGCGCGCCCCCGTCCGCCGCCATCAGATTTCATATTCGAGTTGCCAGGCGGGATCGGAGAAAGCGGGCGGCTGGGCTTTGAAGGCGGGCTGGCGGGCCTTCATCTGGCGGTAGAGCTGCTTGACCCGATCGCTCGCCGTCGTCGCGAACACGGCGGGGAACACGGCGTGGACGATGCATGCCAGCCCGCCGACGACCATCGTCGCCCCGAAGCGGGCAGCCATGGCGGCATGCTCCGGATAGCTTTCCCCGATGCTGCGCGGATGTGCCAGAAACAAGCGATCGAACACGGTCTTTCCTCCTTCGTCCGCGCAGCGCCGTCGGCCCGCGCATCTTCGTCCGTCCATGCAGAAAGACGCAACAATAGCCAAGCGTCGAGGGCAATAAAGGGGGCGGGCGGACGCAGGTGCGCGTCGCGTCAGCAATCCTCCCGGGCACGGCGCGGCAGCAATTCCGCCAGCCTGGCGGCGACTTCCTTCTGGCGGAAGGGCTTGGTCAGCAGCGGCAGGTCGGCCATCTGATGCCCGGCAAGATTGGCATAACCGGTGGCGAGCAGGATCGGCACGCCGGGCAGCCGGTTGCGGATGGCGGTGGCGAGTTCGGCACCGTTCATGCCCGGCATCAGATAGTCGGTGATCACCAGATCGGCGGTGACGCCGCTCCGCAGGAGTTCGAGAGCCTCGCCTGCCGACCGTGCCTCGATGACTCGGTGGCCGAGATCGGCGAGCATCTCGGCCGTACCGCTGCGCACCAGATCCTCGTCGTCGACCAGCAGGATGGTCGCCGCCGGCGTGTCGGCGATGGCAGCATTGTCCTCCTCCTGCTCGGCATCCGCGGCCGTTGCCGCTGCCGGCAGCCAGAGCTCGGCGTTGGTGCCCTCGCCGAGCACGCTGTCGAGCAACAAAGCGCCTCCGGACTGGGCGGCAAGGCCGTGCACCATCGACAATCCGAGGCCGGTTCCCTTGCCGATCCCCTTGGTCGAGTAAAAAGGCTCGATCGCGCGCTTCAGCGTCACTTCGTCCATGCCGGACCCGGTGTCGCGCACCCCGATGCGGACATAGGTGCCGTAGCGCAGGCCATTGGGGTGCCCCGGCCCGACCGCCTCTGCAGTGATGGACACGGTCAGAATGCCACCGTCGGGCATGGCATCGCGTGCATTCACCGCAAGATTGAGCAACGCGAGTTCGAGCTGGTTCGGATCGACACGGGCGGCGGGAAGATCGTCGTCCGCCTCGACTTCGACCCTGATCTGCGGCCCGATCGAGCGTCCGATCATGTCGCGCAAGCCGCCCACGAGCCGGACGACATCGACAGGACGCGATTCCAGCACCTGGCGCCGCGCGAACGCAAGCAGCCGCTGGACCAGGATCTTCGCCCGCTCGGCCGCTTCGAGCGCACCGCTGAGCAGGCGTTCGGACCGGGTATCGCCGTCGAGGCGGCGGCGAAGAACATCGAGCCCGCCGACGATCGGGGTCAGCAGATTGTTGAAATCGTGCGCGACGCCGCCGGTGAGCTGGCCCATCGTCTCCATCTTCTGCATCTCGGCAAGGTGACTGAACGCCGCCTCGCGTTCCGAAATCGCTTCGACGACACGGGATTCGAGCGAGTCGTTGAGCCGCTTCAGTTCGGCTTCGGCGGCGACCTGGGCCGAGACGTCGGTGCATGTGCCGAGCCAGCGCACGATTGCGGCGCCCTCGCCGCGCACCGGTACGGCCCGCGTCAGGAACGGCCGGTAATCGCCGTCGGCACCCAGCAACGGGATGGTCATCTCGAACGGCTCGCCCGCCGCCAGCGAGCAGCGCCACTGCCGCAGCACTTCGGGCAGATGATCCGGGTGATGGACCCGCTCGCGGCCGAGCGCCGCCATCTCCTCGGGCGTTGTGCCGGTATATTCGTACCAGCGCTGATTGTACCAGATCGTGTCGCCGGCCGGGTTGGCCATCCAGCAGAGCTGAGGCAGCGCATCGACCAGCGTCGCGAAATTCGCCTCGCTCTCGCGCAGCGCCGCCTCGGCGCGGCGGCGCTCCCGGCGTTCCGAGGCTTCGGCCAGAGCGCGCTCCACCACCTCGGAGAGGCGACCGAGCCGCTGCTTGACGACGAAGTCGGTGGCACCGCGCTTCAGTGCCTCGACCGCGACCTCCTCGCCCAGGGTCCCCGACACGAAGATGAATGGCGTTTCCGGCGCCTTTTCAACCGC
The nucleotide sequence above comes from Sphingosinicella sp. BN140058. Encoded proteins:
- a CDS encoding copper chaperone PCu(A)C encodes the protein MRKSHSRAAMLGILALLAGCDRSPKVEAADAVITLPALAGQPGAAYFRLESRAPGERLLRIETDAATRAELHETMTKGNMAGMAPLASAPFDADGKLDFQPGGRHAMLFGIKPGFAVGAKAKIVFHFEKAPPVTAIAEVRGPGQGHADHAGH
- a CDS encoding PH domain-containing protein encodes the protein MQQTDVFRSSTWGWLRGTLAGWATLLLCLTGIGFLIILAKWIENLTASYEISQDRLIIRRGIFMKSLDEIELYRVKDIRIDFSLINQWAGIGTITINSSDETTRRAPLVIPHVEHAQRRREELRTLVDAARQRRQVREIDMAHEDY
- a CDS encoding HNH endonuclease, with translation MAKQKTLEKPEDAARHCLTDLPYRMVVFHRMNGVTPLYLVAGSNSPARSAENALREAQRLHPGLCFYCKEAIVDGQFTIDHAQPTAVKRIKDIQNLVIACKPCNLKKAAQPIELFKPEAGKEWLSAVLAQVQDRLNRL
- a CDS encoding nucleotide exchange factor GrpE, with product MNEQEELQEQSTEVEAQEDGAVEPDRLGEVLKELEEARQNVLYAQAETQNVRRRLEQEKVNAANYASTNFARDMLSVKDNLDRALAAVPQDVREDERLKGLITGIEATSRELDSVFQRNGIVKVEAMGQPLDPNRHQAMVEIPSDAEAGTIVQEMQAGYMIKDRLLRPSLVGVARKP
- the hrcA gene encoding heat-inducible transcriptional repressor HrcA, with protein sequence MSRTPVSELTERAREVFRLLVENYLGSGAPVGSRTISRLPGINLSPASIRNVMQDLEEAGLLSHPHTSAGRVPTETGLRLFVDGMMQAAEPSLEERTAIETRLARGGGPIEDALVAATAALSGLSACAGIVLVPKREPVLRQLGFVQLSPSQALAVMVGAEGSVENRVIDLPPDVTPASLAEVGNYVSARLSGLTLQEARARLDGEIRDGKAALDSAARTLIDRGLAVWSEDGAQRPVLIVRGQANLLDQEGVADLERVRQLLEELEGKEEIVRLLDSARAGQGMKIFIGSENKLFALSGSSVIAAPYRGGDGKVVGVVGVIGPTRLNYARVVPMVDFTAQALSRLMA
- a CDS encoding FAD/NAD(P)-binding protein translates to MTDHVAIIGCGFSGALQAINLVRHGGPRATLIERHEPAGKGLAFGAAHPTHLLNVRASNMSAFPDDPGHFARWLTDRGVAEAASAFVPRLTYGEYLLEQLEAAQRRSNGRLEIRYGSVRDVEHDGAVHIQMMDGSRFDADAAVLAVGNLPPHHPPRLDGAALAQHGYFGDPWDEAAYRDLQPGETIVVIGTGLTMVDVALRLQLEGFAGRIVAMSRRGLSPHVHAPSRPPETPLGERPQGEVSSLVRQIRARAREIGWRAAVDELRPMTQDMWRAATDEQRQRFLRHARPWWDVHRHRIAPDVAERLQQLRDAGILEIAGGKPIAYTPAAGGGIDVAWRRRGSDVAEHLHATRIINCTGPQGDLLRSSDPLLATLVARGTIRPDKLRLGIDVDAQARTIAADGRPNDWLLALGPMTRGACWEIVAVPDIRVQTWSVARRLSNAHWVEGEGL
- a CDS encoding DUF6356 family protein — encoded protein: MFDRLFLAHPRSIGESYPEHAAMAARFGATMVVGGLACIVHAVFPAVFATTASDRVKQLYRQMKARQPAFKAQPPAFSDPAWQLEYEI
- a CDS encoding response regulator, which codes for MAAANSNLLRKVRVLHLEDSSIDADLVCEYLRLEGAECEIDRVWSREDFSAALANHCYDLILADHRLPAFDGESALEIAVEKAPETPFIFVSGTLGEEVAVEALKRGATDFVVKQRLGRLSEVVERALAEASERRERRRAEAALRESEANFATLVDALPQLCWMANPAGDTIWYNQRWYEYTGTTPEEMAALGRERVHHPDHLPEVLRQWRCSLAAGEPFEMTIPLLGADGDYRPFLTRAVPVRGEGAAIVRWLGTCTDVSAQVAAEAELKRLNDSLESRVVEAISEREAAFSHLAEMQKMETMGQLTGGVAHDFNNLLTPIVGGLDVLRRRLDGDTRSERLLSGALEAAERAKILVQRLLAFARRQVLESRPVDVVRLVGGLRDMIGRSIGPQIRVEVEADDDLPAARVDPNQLELALLNLAVNARDAMPDGGILTVSITAEAVGPGHPNGLRYGTYVRIGVRDTGSGMDEVTLKRAIEPFYSTKGIGKGTGLGLSMVHGLAAQSGGALLLDSVLGEGTNAELWLPAAATAADAEQEEDNAAIADTPAATILLVDDEDLVRSGTAEMLADLGHRVIEARSAGEALELLRSGVTADLVITDYLMPGMNGAELATAIRNRLPGVPILLATGYANLAGHQMADLPLLTKPFRQKEVAARLAELLPRRAREDC